The Strix aluco isolate bStrAlu1 chromosome 21, bStrAlu1.hap1, whole genome shotgun sequence sequence GCTTCGCTGGCCTCCTGTTTCAAGAGCACAAGAAGAAACGTCGTTAGAAACGCCCAGCGAAGCACACTCAGCACCGCGAGCGCCGAGGCCCAGCAAAGGCCGCGAGCTAAATACCTGCAGCGCACCGATGGCTGCACTCTGGAACCTCAAGTCTGTTTTGAAGTCTTGGGCGATTTCCCTGACCAGCCGCTGGAAGGGCAGCTTGCGGATCAGCAGCTCCGTAGACTTCTGGTAGCGACGGATCTCACGGAGGGCAACAGTGCCCGGcctgggtggaggaggaggagggagggagcaggtgagccggggcaggggctgcggcagcgccgggccgggccgggccgtgccgagccgagccggcgGCCTTACCTGTAGCGATGAGGCTTCTTGACGCCGCCAGTAGAGGGGGCGCTTTTCCGGGCCGCCTTGGTGGCCAGCTGCTTGCGCGGAGCCTTCCCCCCAGTGGACTTACGGGCGGTCTGCTTTGTACGGGCCATTTTTCTTCACTTACCTACGGAAACACGCACGCGTGACACGGGGCCCAGCTCTCCCCACCCCCGCCGCGGCACGACCCGTCAGGCCCAGCAACACGGCGcttacccccacccccccgcgctCCGTCCCGTCCAATCCCCTCAAGTCTCAGAAGCGGCAGATGTCGGCGagctgcccccctcccccgccgctgAGGCGGGCAGGCGGCCAGCAGCCTCCCccgggagggggaggaggagtcACGGttcccccctccgcccccgctTCGCGTCGTGGCCCGAccgctcccctccccgggggAAGCAGACTGAGTCACGCCGCCTCCTGCTTCCTCCCGGGCCACCCCAGAGAAGAGGGGGGGGGATGGGAACCGGCCGTGACTCAGGGCACGTAGGCAAGGCCCGGCCTGTCCACCAGGCTCTAGGAGGAACCAAGGCCGCCAACGGTCGCACAACCCCGTCGCCCACCACGGAACGCGCCCGAGGGCCGCCACTTACCGCTCTGAGAAGAGGGAAGCACCGGTGCCGGTAGCGCTGCGCACCGAAGCCTGCGCTGCTACTGCCAGAAGCCGCTCCGCAGCCAACCACCCCCTCACTgcgccctccccgccgcggggacGCGCCTTTTATGACGGGGGCGGCACACGGCGCGGTGACGTCACAATGCCTGGAAGCAGCGCGCCGCACCATTGGCCGGGGCCTCCGCCGGCGCCGTGGCGTCACGACACACAAAGGCCGTGCTCCGGTTCCTCGGCGCTGATTGGGCGCAGGCCCGGCCGCTGATTGGTTGTTAAAGTAGGCGCCCGATTGGGCATTGTGAGGCGAGAAGGGGCCAATCGACGGCGGGCGGACGCTCTGCGCGCTGATTGGACGAAACGAGGCACGGTTTGGATCCTACCCTTTGTTGCAAAGCTCCACAATGGGAAGTCAATAGGAgcggggcgagcggcggcggggcgcggcggggcggcgggcttcccccgggcaccccccggccggccccggcggcccccgccgcctcccggcccgcccccccctcccccgcccccgccacAAAGCGCCTTTCTTGGCGTGCGGTGCGGAGGCGCCCGGTGGGGGGCTGCGAGCGGCGagggccgggccaggccgcggGGCcgcctggggggggggcggtgggaccccccccgccgccctccgcctCCCCCGGCAGCCGCAGCGCGCAggccgcggggagcggcggccctCGGGCAAGATGCGGGAGCCTCCGGTGTGTGGCGGCTCGCTCGGGGCCCGCGTCGTCCCCTCCCCCCCGCCGCGCTCGCGTGTGTCGGCGGGGACGAGTGAAGCCCCTCGCACGGGAACGGGCCCGGGCGGCGCCGCCGGCATTTCTTGCCTGGTTGGATCGTGGCAGCAGCCGGGGAACGCGCGTCACGGGACTTGGATCCGGACTGGCCACCCCCGCTGGTCTGTGACCCCCCAGAAGCCAGGGAGAGCGTGACCCTGGGCCCTGGGAGGCCCGGCCCCGGGCGCCAGCCGGGCAGCGCGCAGGGGTCGGGGCTGTGTCCCCCTTCCCCGAATCCCACTGGCTTCGTGGGTCGCCCGCAACGCTAACACGGATCGCAAAGTTTCATTGCGAGTAGAAAGCCAGAATCCATCTTCCCTGTAGGTAGCATCTAGGAAGATAAATAGCAATTAAATAAAAGGACAGCCTTTTGGGGGAAGTTGCTGTCTTAAGTTGTACCTGGCtatatattattatttcatgGTAGCAactgctgggagcagaggcaggtcCCTGCCCCCATGGGAAGGGTACCATGAGCAGGAAGAACAGGTCCCACGTGCCCCGCAGTTGTAGAGCGCAGAATATATTGCGAACACAAACAGACGCCCGCTTAACCGCCGCTCCAAAGGTATCCGTGAGCTCCGCAAACTGGAGCGCAGCTGTAATCATGCAGACTTTGCATGAGGTTGTGCATCCTCCCCGAATGCGTAAGCCTGTCTCGGGCCAACACCCGTGGCGGCGGGCAGAGCGAGGATCGCCGCGGCGCCGGAGCTCGGCACGTAGGGAGCGCGTCTCTCGCTCCTCCGCCTGCTCCGGTAAGTCAAGCAAACGCCCGCCAATATGGTGCGACAGGACCGTCACGTGTGCCCGGGCCGGGACTGCTGGAGGGACGTTGTCTCCTCTGCCTCTGGTCCTCATTTTCAGGTTCATTTTCTCTGTtgtaaaggaaaatgttaatTATTTATCAGAGAGAAAACCTGCATATCAGTGGAATGACTTGGGAGGTGTCAGGAAACAATCATTTGCATTGTACGTGTTTTGGAAAATCTGAGGTAAAGAATTCCCTTTTCATCTGAGTTGTTCACgcttaggaaaaagaaatctagaaaCCTCTTCCTATGATAACAGCATATACtttaaatttgttatttttaagagCGTACTCCGCTGTCACTAGTGCCAGGAGGCCAGTGCTTAACGTTTGTTACCAGGAGTTGAGAAGCTCCTTAGATAATTTCCCATGTTTTCATAGCAATGGCTGCTCATGCTGCTAATTTTAGAGATACTTTTGATTTTTTGCTCTCTTTAAGAATGGATAAGAGCTGTGCATCCTCTTGGATGAAACAGGCTGATGGAAGGGCGTACACACCAAAGCTGAAGAGAGCGAATGAGCGCACGTTAACAAGGACCTGCGCAAAGATGGAAGTAAATGCGCCCTGGGCACATGCACCTGGCTCGTCCTAAACATTTCTCTGCTCTTGGCGAGTTGTCCCGACTGTGAAACAAAAGAGAACTAGAAGAGGAAATGGTGTCAGTACCAGATTGTAGAGTAAACATCAGTGTATGAGGATTCCAGTCTGTGGTTTCCAAATCCCTGGGCATGATGTGCACACTGATGGTGTTTTCAGCGTGATTCGTTGATAATTGAAGGGTTTTTTCTGCAGGTTCATCGCTGACAGTGATTTTGTGTTGGGTATATAGGTGTGTATGTGTAGATATTAACTGAAATACCTCCACACGTATTGACTTATGAAAAAAGTTGTCCTACTTGACCAAGAGCTGCATAATTATAGTACTCCAGCCTCCCATGGAGGGTTGTTAGATGAATAAGAAGGTATTGACATTCTGTGACTTATTTCTGCAAATGCAGGGGAATAGGCTATTAAATTACCCCAGTAAAAGCCTGCACAGCAGACGCTGAATCAGTgtaaatgagaattaaaaaagttatttcccTCCCCAAAACAGCTGCACAGGCAGCACGCAGACCAGGCCCAAAAGTTTATTATTAACATCGTTCGCCCTGCGCGTGCTGGCAGAGTTTAAAAAAGGTGTTTGCCTTATAAATCCTTTCTGCCCTCTACCACACAGCTGGAGGATCCCAGCACGGGAAGCGGTTCTGTGTAGAGCCCAAGAGATCAAAGTCCTATTAAAAGAAACTCGTATCATTTCCTCCCCCGGGAGAGAAGGTAATTTACAGAGGAAGCTCTTTGCATGGAAATTCAGCTGCTTCCTTGGACATGGCTCCTTCAGGGGGGGAGTTTCTCCTGGGGGAGGACTGGGAGCTCGTGCGATCTTCTGATGACCCAGCATCCAGGGGCCTTTGGTGTCACCTACTCAGAGGTAGGTTCCCCACGCGGCTCGCTGGGGcttccgcctcctcctcctcctcctcctctctgggaCTGCAGTGCTATTCCCAGGCACTTCCTGGATGGTGTTGTCCCGTGGGTGGGGAAGGCCGCGGAGCGATGAGAGATGCCAACACTAAAATAACCCTTTGGCCGGGACGCTGTGCTCCCGCGTCCACGTTCCGTCCCTGAGgcggagggaagggggggaggaaggaagtgAGGCCGCCTGCCACAAATAACTCTCCATCCTCTCACAGGCCTCCCGGCCCAGCCTCCCCCGCACCCATCCCTGCTCGCCTGGAGGGGCCGCGCTGTCCCCGGGGCTCGGTGCCGCCCCCGGGGCTCGGTGCCGTCCCTGGCCCCGGGCCCTTCCTGAGGGCCGGCGCCGGGGCCTCGCAGCGGGCgccgtcccgccccgccgccggggggcGCCCTGGCGCTCCGCCCCCCCCCACCGACTACAagtcccgccgccccccgcgcggcCGGAAGcgcggcccgcgccgccgccgggcgcccctGGGGGTTGTAGTCCCGCCGGCCGGAAGCCGCCGCCCGCCGCGTCCCGGGTTGGCGGAGCGCGCGCGCGCGGCGGGACTACAAGTCCCACCCCGCCCCGCGCACCGGGGCGGcaatggcggcggcggcgcctgcGCGCGGCGCCCTCCGTGCGGACCGCGCAGAGTGAATAATAAAGGTCTCCTCGGCggtagcggcggcggcgggagcggaaGGCAGGAGGCATGTCCAAGGGCCCGGTGGCGAGCGGCtccgccgcggccgggccggcgAGCGCCGCCAGCGCGCTGCAGGCGCAGCCCGAGAAGCCGCAGCACTACACGTACGTAGCGAgagcttccccgccgccgcccgcccgcgcgccAACACGCGCCTGACGTCAGCGGGCAGCGTGCGGCACGCGCGCACGGAgacccgccgcccgcccgcgcggcACCGGCTGGAACCGGCCCCAGCCGGCGCGGGCCGGCGGGTCCCGCCtgcggggggagggaggggggggggggggggcggggcgggggatGAGCgactccccctcccccccccccccccccgcccccccccccccccccttcccgcgGGTCGCGCCGGCCGTGATGTGACGCACCGGGGCGGCGGAGCACCGGCGGCCGCGGCCTCCcccgggggtgtgggggggccccTGTGGCGGGTCGGCCGCCATCCTAGCTCCGGCCCCTGCGAGGGGGGTGGCCGGCCGGCTGTCATCGCCGGGTCCTGCTGCCCCCCGTCCCTCTCGGCGGGGTCCCCCTGCACGCCCTCACGCCGGCCTGGTGGCTCCTTCCCCCCGTGTGGAAGTGGCACGCGTGGAGGTGGCACTTTGGGGTGCTGGGCTCCTCGAGCTCCGCGGCCCGGGGCTGTCACCCCGGTCCTCCATCCCCTGAGGAGTCTTGGAGGGGCTCCTCAAGCACCTGTGGAGGGAGGCGTCGTGAGGAGATGGGTGCCACGTTGTGTGACTGTCCCCAAGGACTGAAAGCCGGCCGGCGTGTGCCTGCGAGAGATGGCTCGAGGGGGGCCCCTCGTCAGGACAGGCATCTTTGAGAAGTTGCCCACGGGCAAGCTAAGGAATGTTTTACACGTGTGTGTGAGAAATATCCCCCGTAGGAAACGTTACCCGAAGTCACGAGCCGCGCTTGTCCTGTTCCCACCTCTTCTCTCACCGCTCGGGTGCGATTCCTCTGTGAAGGAAAGTTGGTGCCTCTTGGTGCGTATCGCCTCCGTTGCCGGAGACGGTGCCTCAGTGAAGGCTTATTGCTGGAATGTGCCTTCCCTAAGCAGAAAATACCATTTCAGCGTGTTGTCCCAAGGATATACGGTCTCCTGGAGCTTGTGCTGTGTGAACTTGGCCTGTGATAAGTTGTTTGGGTTGGAAAGTGTGGCAATGATATTCAGTTCTTTTGCAATAGGGATAACGGGGTGGATTGAGAGTGAGCGTTGTCTTTGTGAGGATGGGCTAGCGATGGATGAGTAATGGATGGAAATAGGTCAGGTGTTGCCTGTTctccttaaaaggaaaaagtttggGACTATTCCTTGTGAATAAAGTATGTGTACCAAACTGTCTACCCTTATCATTTTAGGGTGTTGTCTGCATACAGAAGAAATGTCATACAAATTACCCGTATCTCTCATTTGTGTTGATGCCCCCACCCACAATGAGAAGGGCAGGTTCAGAGTGTGGTCTGTGTTCTTTTAGTTCTCATTTTCATAAAGTTGGTGGACTTCTTTGCTGCGTTCACGCCATGATACACGGAATAAAAAGAGCTGCGAGAGAAGCAGAGGCACGGATCCGTACAACCGGTATGCCTGCTGCAGGGATCACAGGCTATTTGACATCCTCTTCAGGCTGTTCAGAAGACTGAGTCTGGGCTTCTAGGTTTTACATCCATCGTGAAGGTCCCGTTGTGATCTTCAGGGAGGTGGCAAGCCACAGCCTCATAGGTTACTTTATTTCTGGTGGTGTCTACAGTTAAAGTTTGACAACTTTATAGGAAAAACTGGCATGAAGGAGTCTCCTAGGAGTGTTGCTGTAGTGGTAAAAGAGGGTGCAGGTGGAGTACAGAGTGAGAGGTGGAGTGACACCAACGACAGAGAAGCAATCGGTCAAAAGTGAGAGGGGGGAAGAACCCAGGTGACAAGGAGAATGGGGTAGAGCGATTATAAGTATGCTAGGGAGAGGAAGCCGAAGGTGGTAACATGGCTAAGCATGACCATGGAAACAAGGATATCAAAGATTAGGAAAGAATCAATGGAAGAAACAGTTCAAGAaatgggaggagaagaggaaggtcAGGATCTGGTAgcggaaaaggacagaggaggaaaatgggACAGTGTGGAACAAAGGTGGTGGTGCAATTAGCTGCTTTCCAGAAGGCAAAACACGGATTTTCAGATGGATGctaaaaatacttcagtggaAACAGTTGCAGAGAAGCTGAATAACCATAAGTGAAGGATGGGTTTGGGGGCTGCAGTGTGCTGACAGCGGGATGTGAGCCATACTTTGAAAGTCTTGGATTTGTACACTAGGTCACGTCATACTGTAAACCTCCTTCTGATAACATATGGGAACTTATTTGGTGGTCGTTCATGTGAACAAGTTGTATGTtgtcaaaatgtaaatattttcttcctttttttccttaaatatagtTTGTTTCCATAAAATGACATGAAGGTTACAAGTTGTAAACTCAAGTAAGCTTAATTATCTGCATACTTTGCTGTTCCCTGGGGACAGGCAATCTGGTGCTGGGGATCTCTGCCTTGGAAAGTTTTGGTTGTGTTTGTTAGGAAATGTTCCAATTTCCATATTAGTGTCGATTTCTAAACTCGTGTTATTATTTGCATGAGATTTTTAGGTACTTTGAACTGCAGTTCTAGATCCTGTCGGTAAGCCTTTGTATTTGTTCTAGACGtacagcaaaagaaaatctgaaaaaaatagaagtagtGATGCTATCTCGCACCTTTGGCACTGTTTGCTGGTGGAAGAGCTTAAAAAACCCCTTCAATTGTGTCCGCCGTGCAGATAGATACTCCCAGAGACCAAGTCATTCTGGTATATGCCAGACTTTGCTATTTAATGACGAGCGGCGTGTTTCTCATCTGGGGATCTGCTATTCCGTTTGTAGACTTCACATGAGTAATGAAACACTCGACAGCTCTCTGGGTTGCTGGGTTAGAGAGTTCTGCGTGTGGCTGTTCCCTGCAATCCCGTAGCGGGATGAGGTCGGTGTACTCCTCAGAACAAAGGGGTGAGCTGGGCTCCTGCCTGGGGTACCTGCGGGCTGGCGTGGCTTTGATCTGCTTGGGGCGATGTGCTGTGCAGGGCTTAGTTGATTGCTCATAGTGGGAAGTGGATTTGGTTTGGGTACGCTCTGTCAAACCTCAACTAAGTGTTGGCTTTGCGCCGTTTCTTAGCTCTGCTGGCAGGGTTATTTCTGTGTGTATCTATCTCTGTCTTTAATGTGTTACCTACAAATGTGGATAGAGGCTGAGTtcaaagaaactgaaagcaagtGATCAGTCATTTGGAGTTGTAGATACCGAGTACGATGGTGTAGTTTTGTTTTGGTACAGTCTCTCCATTTGGCTGTTTCTGTCTTCATTGGTTTTCAGTCAGGCTGGACTCTTTAATTGTGAATTGTAAAGATTGTATCCACTGCTTAGGTGTTTATCGATCTGGCAGAATTTAGATGAGTGAAAGTGGAGCAGTCCTTTGTTTGCTGTGCATTCACCTGAAAGTCAGACAGTTTAATAACTCTGCAGGGAAGCAAACGTTCCAGTGAAGATAAATTAACCCATTTAATGAAAAGACGAAGAGTGCCTTCATTCTATCTATTCTATTCAAAACACACATGCTCAAAAGCAGTGTTGAAACTATTCTGATTTAGGTGATAAACTCTTTGGGACACAGATTTGCGGGGCATAACCCAGATCGTTGCTACTCAAGATAATTCTCTTGAGTGTGCCTGTCTTAAATATGAGCAGCCATCCTGTAAATAAACGTCAGGTTTCCGTGTCCCCGCAGGCTGTACCCTCACTTGAGTTCTGGACCGAGATGCCTGGGAGCACATCCTGTCTTCCTTTGTACTACAGCAAGATAAGCTTTGTGATTATGCCTTTGCAgcataaaagacaaaaaacttGTCTTTCTTTTTGCACGAGGGAAGGAATTGTGGGAAATTCCTGAAGGATTAGTACCCTGTAAGTAGTGCTAGACCTGCATCCACACGGTTGATCGTTGATCGTGCTGTCATGTTAGTGACTGCTGGCCTGCACTCACCCAAGCTTTATCTTGCAACCATTTTGATGCCAGCCATTTAGAGGTAGAAGGACTAGTGCACTTGAGAGTGAAGGACATTTTAAGTGGGGATGAAGATCAGGTTGGTGCAATGCTTTACTTACAGCTCAAATCAAAGACATTTTTGTACCTGCATGTTTTTGGGTACTGCCTTGTCTGGGGGTTTCTCAGCCTTAAATAGGAACTATGATTAGGACAGTGATGGAAATACGGgcgaagaagaaataaaaatagaaagatcATAGGTGGACTTGGCTTTCAATAAAGAGCTTGCACGTGCAGCCTTATTTATCTCAAAAGCTTGTGTTTAAATTCTTACTCAAGACCAATAGCAGACAAAAACGCACCTCAAAGCATTTGTAGTAGCAGAGAGTAATCCTTATCTTCTTATCAGTGGACAGTGTCTTATCACTGGCAGGGCAAACACAGCGTGTCTGATCTCAAATGTGCAGACTGAGTGTCTgtggaaagaaaactaaaaaaccaGATGTGTAGCTAACATGTTCCCAGAGTTGTTGCTTTTTCTATAAGTGGCTTGCTCTTCTAGAACCCTTGGCATTTGTCTGCATAGTCTGTTAGATTATACTTTTGATGTGCTTGAATTGGGTGGTCTTCACAACCTGGCAAATACATTTAGgcttttgaaactgtttttagaaaccttttgtgttctttttaaacCATCAGAACTCTTAAAATAACAAACTGTTGCCCTAATTCTGCTTTGGTTTTACTGGTGACAACTCTTAGATCAATAAGCTGATATGGACTTACACATAAATAGAAACTAGCCCTGTtgtttaaacaaagcaaaaaaacaaccaaaacccaaacaagaac is a genomic window containing:
- the H3-3B gene encoding histone H3.3, producing the protein MARTKQTARKSTGGKAPRKQLATKAARKSAPSTGGVKKPHRYRPGTVALREIRRYQKSTELLIRKLPFQRLVREIAQDFKTDLRFQSAAIGALQEASEAYLVGLFEDTNLCAIHAKRVTIMPKDIQLARRIRGERA